In Juglans microcarpa x Juglans regia isolate MS1-56 chromosome 7D, Jm3101_v1.0, whole genome shotgun sequence, the following are encoded in one genomic region:
- the LOC121238576 gene encoding putative lipid-binding protein At4g00165, which yields MGGFFRGCKAAAASFILLNVIFFTTVSSSNVPCTPKSPPLTPSTPEKPAKCPKDTLKFGVCGSWLGLVTEVVGTKPSEECCTVVKGLADLEAALCLCTAIKANVLGVVKLEVPVALSLLVNGCGKKVPEGFVCA from the coding sequence ATGGGGGGTTTCTTCAGGGGTTGCAAGGCCGCAGCAGCTTCTTTCATTCTACTCAACGTCATATTTTTCACCACTGTTTCATCTAGTAACGTTCCATGCACTCCAAAAAGTCCTCCCTTAACTCCCTCTACTCCAGAGAAGCCTGCCAAATGCCCAAAAGACACTCTCAAGTTTGGGGTTTGTGGCAGCTGGCTAGggttggtaactgaggttgtgGGGACTAAACCAAGCGAGGAATGCTGTACGGTGGTGAAAGGCCTAGCAGATCTTGAAGCTGCATTGTGTTTGTGCACCGCTATTAAGGCAAATGTATTGGGAGTTGTGAAGCTGGAGGTACCTGTTGCCCTCAGTTTGCTTGTTAATGGGTGCGGCAAGAAGGTCCCTGAAGGCTTTGTGTGTGCATAG
- the LOC121238573 gene encoding spindle and kinetochore-associated protein 1 homolog → MEAKKAGSSLDDLMSSFNTRIAELQELVIARNMYPATSITDLSAVDAALKAMELQLQAIKDRLRDETLAIPKAKSIIGASLQQQKKLQNMSVYVPSFLPERLSITNLETNRCLLPEFSKQDPGFGSLKLEEEPAALPKEKKGRGSPPLWYITADELDSLSSYMRGRLTQEKVNAAINDMATYAEANVQLIAAPKKKLAENLWEKALELRDIAMAEAVKGKHFFIENDIKGPALKLDNTGKAILTVLRHLGRISETRIGHHRVIILLKPQ, encoded by the exons atggAGGCGAAGAAAGCTGGGTCATCGTTGGACGATCTGATGTCCTCGTTCAACACTCGCATAGCCGAACTTCAGGAGCTCGTTATTGCACGTAACA TGTACCCCGCTACAAGCATCACTGATTTGTCTGCGGTGGATGCTGCATTGAAGGCGATGGAGCTTCAGCTGCAAGCTATCAAGGACCGCTTGCGCGACGAAACCCTTGCCATTCCCAAAGCTAAA AGCATCATCGGCGCATCACTTCAACAGCAGAAGAAATTGCAGaatatgtctgtttacgttccATCATTTTTACCTGAAAGATTGTCAATAACAAACTTGGAAACTAATAGATg CTTGCTGCCAGAGTTCTCCAAACAAGATCCAGGTTTTGGGTCTTTAAAACTCGAGGAAGAGCCTGCAGCATTACCTAAG GAGAAAAAAGGTCGTGGCTCTCCACCATTGTGGTATATAACAGCTGATGAACTGGATTCTCTGTCCTC ATACATGAGAGGAAGGCTGACACAGGAGAAGGTCAATGCAGCTATCAATGACATGGCCACTTATGCTGAAGCAAATGTGCAGCTTATTGCAGCTCCAAAGAAGAAG CTGGCAGAAAATCTTTGGGAAAAAGCCCTG GAACTAAGAGATATTGCAATGGCAGAAGCTGTTAAGGGAAAAcacttttttatagaaaatgacataaaaggaCCAGCACTGAAACTTGACAATACTGGAAAAGCGATACTGACT GTCCTTCGTCATCTTGGTCGGATAAGTGAGACTCGGATTGGGCATCACCGAGTGATTATTCTTTTGAAACCTCAATGA
- the LOC121238575 gene encoding uncharacterized protein LOC121238575, translated as MSNEQKGEEDQQTTGAPVLGWRAMVEERYQKIKENAETYPYVWASYIVVYGGFGLWFTYRWRKLRKTEDRVRVLQERLRKLVEAEESKSSAASVQKTSPSADKPPR; from the coding sequence ATGTCAAATGaacaaaaaggagaagaagatcaGCAAACCACAGGTGCCCCAGTTCTTGGATGGAGAGCAATGGTAGAAGAACGGTAccagaaaatcaaagaaaacgCAGAAACTTATCCGTACGTGTGGGCTTCATATATTGTTGTGTATGGTGGTTTTGGACTATGGTTTACCTACAGATGGAGGAAGCTTCGCAAGACTGAGGACAGGGTACGGGTCCTACAAGAGAGACTACGCAAGCTCGTTGAAGCTGAGGAGTCCAAAAGCTCTGCCGCATCGGTTCAAAAGACTTCACCATCTGCCGATAAACCCCCCAGATAG
- the LOC121238572 gene encoding autophagy-related protein 8f-like isoform X4, whose amino-acid sequence MAKSVFKREHDLEQRRAEAARIRKKYVDRIPVIVEKAERSDIPYIDKKKYLVPADLTVGQFVYVIRKRIKLSAEKTIFIFVDNVLPPTGTIMSTIYDQKKDEDGFLYVTYSGENTFG is encoded by the exons ATGGCTAAGAGCGTATTCAAGCGAGAGCATGACTTGG AACAGAGGCGTGCTGAGGCTGCGAGAATTAGGAAGAAATACGTTGATAGAATTCCA GTGATTGTAGAGAAGGCTGAGAGAAGTGATATCCCCTACATCGACAAGAAAAA ATACCTTGTCCCTGCTGACCTGACAGTGGGCCAATTTGTATATGTAATTCGGAAGAGAATTAAACTGAGTGCAGAAAAGACAATCTTTATATTTGTGGACAATGTCCTTCCACCAACAG GAACTATAATGTCCACCATTTATGATCAAAAGAAGGATGAAGATGGATTTCTTTATGTTACTTACAGTGGGGAAAACACATTTGGGTAG
- the LOC121238572 gene encoding autophagy-related protein 8f-like isoform X2: MYQKRKDSILFGLWFLSQAISVNPTRMAKSVFKREHDLEQRRAEAARIRKKYVDRIPVIVEKAERSDIPYIDKKKYLVPADLTVGQFVYVIRKRIKLSAEKTIFIFVDNVLPPTGTIMSTIYDQKKDEDGFLYVTYSGENTFG; encoded by the exons AtgtaccaaaaaagaaaagacagtATTTTGTTCGGGCTGTGGTTCTTAAGTCaagcaatt TCAGTAAATCCAACAAGAATGGCTAAGAGCGTATTCAAGCGAGAGCATGACTTGG AACAGAGGCGTGCTGAGGCTGCGAGAATTAGGAAGAAATACGTTGATAGAATTCCA GTGATTGTAGAGAAGGCTGAGAGAAGTGATATCCCCTACATCGACAAGAAAAA ATACCTTGTCCCTGCTGACCTGACAGTGGGCCAATTTGTATATGTAATTCGGAAGAGAATTAAACTGAGTGCAGAAAAGACAATCTTTATATTTGTGGACAATGTCCTTCCACCAACAG GAACTATAATGTCCACCATTTATGATCAAAAGAAGGATGAAGATGGATTTCTTTATGTTACTTACAGTGGGGAAAACACATTTGGGTAG
- the LOC121238572 gene encoding autophagy-related protein 8f-like isoform X3, which translates to MAKSVFKREHDLEQRRAEAARIRKKYVDRIPSLKVIVEKAERSDIPYIDKKKYLVPADLTVGQFVYVIRKRIKLSAEKTIFIFVDNVLPPTGTIMSTIYDQKKDEDGFLYVTYSGENTFG; encoded by the exons ATGGCTAAGAGCGTATTCAAGCGAGAGCATGACTTGG AACAGAGGCGTGCTGAGGCTGCGAGAATTAGGAAGAAATACGTTGATAGAATTCCA tcctTGAAGGTGATTGTAGAGAAGGCTGAGAGAAGTGATATCCCCTACATCGACAAGAAAAA ATACCTTGTCCCTGCTGACCTGACAGTGGGCCAATTTGTATATGTAATTCGGAAGAGAATTAAACTGAGTGCAGAAAAGACAATCTTTATATTTGTGGACAATGTCCTTCCACCAACAG GAACTATAATGTCCACCATTTATGATCAAAAGAAGGATGAAGATGGATTTCTTTATGTTACTTACAGTGGGGAAAACACATTTGGGTAG
- the LOC121239441 gene encoding root meristem growth factor 10, which produces MSLHSCLLLFLLCLSLHACNARHFRAVDNNLEKKITHFSNENDEKMGFEYEISALSNVKSSPAKQHGEAKRGSIAVNPSNDSTTDQKRKETTTNQKVPRVEGKTPVSVQTESLASVSWRVPHKKPSEKNPGFNLDYSPPKTHPPSHN; this is translated from the exons ATGTCACTCCATTCTtgccttcttcttttccttctatgCCTTTCTTTGCACGCATGTAATGCCCGGCATTTTCGTGCAGTTGACAACAATCTGGAAAAGAAAATTACCCACTTTTCCAACGAG AATGATGAGAAGATGGGTTTTGAATATGAGATTTCAGCTCTATCAAATGTGAAGTCTTCCCCGGCAAAACAACATGGAGAGGCAAAAAGAGGTAGCATAGCTGTAAACCCCTCAAATGACAGTACTACTGACCAAAAGCGAAAAGAGACAACTACAAACCAGAAAGTTCCTAGAGTGGAAGGAAAAACTCCAGTTTCTGTTCAAACTGAGTCTCTTGCATCGGTTTCTTGGCGTGTGCCTCACAAGAAACCCAGTGAAAAAAATCCCGGGTTCAACTTGGACTATTCACCACCAAAGACACACCCTCCTTCTCACAACTGA
- the LOC121238572 gene encoding autophagy-related protein 8f-like isoform X1, whose translation MYQKRKDSILFGLWFLSQAISVNPTRMAKSVFKREHDLEQRRAEAARIRKKYVDRIPSLKVIVEKAERSDIPYIDKKKYLVPADLTVGQFVYVIRKRIKLSAEKTIFIFVDNVLPPTGTIMSTIYDQKKDEDGFLYVTYSGENTFG comes from the exons AtgtaccaaaaaagaaaagacagtATTTTGTTCGGGCTGTGGTTCTTAAGTCaagcaatt TCAGTAAATCCAACAAGAATGGCTAAGAGCGTATTCAAGCGAGAGCATGACTTGG AACAGAGGCGTGCTGAGGCTGCGAGAATTAGGAAGAAATACGTTGATAGAATTCCA tcctTGAAGGTGATTGTAGAGAAGGCTGAGAGAAGTGATATCCCCTACATCGACAAGAAAAA ATACCTTGTCCCTGCTGACCTGACAGTGGGCCAATTTGTATATGTAATTCGGAAGAGAATTAAACTGAGTGCAGAAAAGACAATCTTTATATTTGTGGACAATGTCCTTCCACCAACAG GAACTATAATGTCCACCATTTATGATCAAAAGAAGGATGAAGATGGATTTCTTTATGTTACTTACAGTGGGGAAAACACATTTGGGTAG